Part of the Pseudomonas sp. M30-35 genome is shown below.
GCTGCAGGGGCTCGCTGACGCTCGTCATCTGCCTCCAAACGTGGCGCTTGAGCCAGTTGTGCAGGGTGTCTCCGGGCGTTATCTACACTCGGGCCACATGAGTAAGCAGGCAGCTAATCAAGGTGCCTGCACCTACGCCTGCCGCTGGCAATACAAAGCGTTGGAGGGGCGTGCGAATGAGTTAGGCAAAAGTGTCGGCCCTGCGAGCAGGCCCAATTGTGATGATTGCTCCAGCGGCCATAAGGTCGAACCTTCTTTGGGCTGGATGCGCCGTCTGATAAGTTTTATCTGTTCGAAGAAAATACGCGACCGGGCAAGGCCATCTCGAGGTTTGGAGACGAGCACTGCACGTAGTACTTATATTACCAACGCCAAAGATTTACGTGCGATCAAGCACGTCGAGCAACGGGCGATGGTGGGCGTGTGCTCGCAGGGGGATTGAAGGCCGTACGACATCGTCCTTTGATTGTGCTCGAGCCGCCCAAGCGCAGCTTCTGGCACGTGATATTAAGTTCAATTACGCCTTATTGCGGTGCGATCCATCGTCAATCGTTATCAAAACGAGTGCTTACGCGGGCGGCGGCTCCACTGGTTGAGGCGTTGTTGCAGAGCTAACAGGCTGTCGAGTTGCTGCTGGCGGGCTTTGCTGAGCATGATCAAACCCAGCTCTGCGGTGACCAGTGCGTCGGCGCTGGCGTTATGCCGTTGTTGCACCTGTAGGCCAAAGTGCCTTATCCAGTCATCCAGTCCCGCGCGTTCCAGCGAGGCGTCTGGGCACAGCAGCGGGGCCAGATCCGCGACGTCGAAAAAGCTGTGCTGCAGCCGATAACCGAGGCTTTGCTTGAGTGCTCGACTGAGCATGCGTTGGTCAAATCTGGCA
Proteins encoded:
- a CDS encoding U32 family peptidase, which translates into the protein MNLLRKTDRLSPARSLTNMRYSFVSRDSSLQGLADARHLPPNVALEPVVQGVSGRYLHSGHMSKQAANQGACTYACRWQYKALEGRANELGKSVGPASRPNCDDCSSGHKVEPSLGWMRRLISFICSKKIRDRARPSRGLETSTARSTYITNAKDLRAIKHVEQRAMVGVCSQGD